One Nonomuraea angiospora DNA segment encodes these proteins:
- a CDS encoding (2Fe-2S)-binding protein produces the protein MDVFSRLESFGERFRLERGLTPHDGWIACDRLLDPSSAELSRVLEAERAASGQKSDHATALTVMAVYAGTVTASALLAWALDRVVVDMRPHNVAIRLSEHHGFEAVALREPSAVEAPVGTLVSWVLDEHLLPLAHAMRTRTRAGLRQLHGGVAHGCAAAFCIASRRGGDVDLLQRAYEEFLAASTGGLEKLGEVIRLREGDREGLFYLRNTCCLYYTSDEAVKCSSCCLDSIEDRVTAYRRVLANGVVPH, from the coding sequence ATGGACGTCTTTTCCCGGCTGGAATCGTTCGGGGAGCGCTTCCGGCTTGAACGTGGCCTGACGCCGCACGACGGCTGGATCGCCTGCGACCGGCTGCTCGACCCCTCATCGGCGGAGCTCTCCCGCGTGCTGGAGGCGGAGCGCGCGGCCAGCGGCCAGAAGTCGGATCATGCCACCGCGCTGACCGTCATGGCCGTGTACGCGGGCACCGTGACCGCGTCCGCGTTGCTGGCATGGGCACTCGACCGGGTGGTCGTGGACATGCGACCGCACAACGTCGCCATCCGGCTGTCCGAGCACCACGGGTTCGAGGCGGTCGCCCTACGCGAGCCGAGCGCCGTGGAGGCGCCCGTCGGCACGCTCGTCTCCTGGGTGCTCGACGAGCATCTTCTCCCGCTCGCGCACGCCATGCGGACGCGCACCCGGGCGGGCTTGCGCCAGCTCCATGGCGGAGTGGCGCACGGGTGCGCGGCGGCATTCTGCATCGCCAGCCGACGCGGCGGCGACGTCGATCTGCTGCAACGGGCCTACGAGGAGTTCCTCGCCGCCTCCACCGGCGGCCTGGAGAAGCTCGGCGAAGTGATCAGGCTGCGAGAGGGGGATCGCGAAGGGCTGTTCTACCTGCGCAACACGTGCTGCCTCTACTACACCTCCGACGAGGCGGTGAAGTGCTCCAGCTGCTGCCTGGACAGCATCGAGGACCGCGTGACCGCCTACCGCCGGGTCCTGGCGAACGGAGTGGTCCCCCACTGA
- a CDS encoding ABC transporter ATP-binding protein produces MTLKVRDLTVRYGGLAAVSHVSLDIADGEILALVGESGCGKTSLARTLLGLLPATARAGGSALLGEHELVGRTDWTGVRGTRVATVPQGAMTGLSPVHRIGAQLAEMLALHGGTARPADLLDRVGLQPMMLRSYPHELSGGQRQRVAIALALAGEPDLLVADEPTTGLDAITQRQVLALLAELGTSMLIVSHDLSGLLPYADRVAVMYAGRLAEVRPARALSPSSAHPYTAGLLTATPVADRQVAWGSIPGSAPALGHALPGCAFAARCPLAVERCHEETPSLVAHGQAQVACHRHDEPDLPSYPNVPRVDSPPGSTVVSASGIRHTYRARSRVVDALRDVDLEISAGEIVGLVGESGSGKSTLARILLGLIKPTAGRVTLEGQELTAGRALRRLRRRIGFVHQDPYDSLHPGMRVAALVAEPMAVAGVPRGERLGRVRESLRAAGLPDDPEFLARFPGQLSGGQRQRVSIARALAGSPALLIADEATSMLDVSTRAGIATTLRSLAGERGLAVLLVTHDLGEAVQSCDRILVLQAGRVVEHGPAEDLARSPSHAYTTRLLRAST; encoded by the coding sequence ATGACCTTGAAAGTGCGTGACCTGACCGTCCGGTACGGCGGCCTGGCCGCCGTCTCGCACGTCAGCCTCGACATCGCCGACGGCGAGATCCTGGCGCTGGTCGGCGAGAGCGGCTGCGGCAAGACCTCGCTGGCCCGCACCCTGCTCGGCCTGCTCCCCGCCACGGCGCGGGCCGGCGGCTCCGCGCTGCTGGGCGAGCACGAACTCGTCGGACGGACCGACTGGACAGGTGTGCGCGGCACCCGCGTCGCCACCGTGCCGCAGGGCGCGATGACCGGGCTCAGCCCCGTGCACCGCATCGGCGCCCAGCTCGCCGAGATGCTCGCCCTGCACGGCGGCACGGCCCGGCCCGCCGACCTGCTCGACCGCGTCGGGCTCCAGCCGATGATGCTCAGGTCATATCCGCACGAGCTGTCCGGCGGGCAACGCCAGCGGGTGGCCATCGCGCTCGCCCTGGCCGGCGAGCCGGACCTGCTGGTCGCGGACGAACCCACCACCGGCCTGGACGCCATCACCCAGCGGCAGGTCCTCGCCCTTCTGGCCGAGCTGGGCACCAGCATGCTGATCGTCTCGCACGACCTGTCCGGACTGCTGCCGTACGCCGACCGCGTCGCCGTCATGTACGCGGGCCGCCTCGCCGAGGTCCGCCCGGCTCGCGCGCTGTCCCCGTCTTCCGCCCACCCCTACACGGCGGGGCTGCTCACCGCGACCCCCGTCGCCGACCGGCAGGTCGCGTGGGGCAGCATCCCCGGCTCCGCACCCGCACTCGGGCACGCCCTGCCCGGCTGCGCGTTCGCGGCCCGCTGCCCGCTGGCCGTCGAGCGTTGCCACGAGGAGACGCCGTCCCTGGTCGCACACGGACAGGCGCAGGTCGCCTGCCACCGTCACGACGAGCCGGACCTCCCCTCCTACCCGAACGTGCCCCGCGTCGACAGCCCGCCGGGAAGCACCGTGGTCAGCGCGTCGGGCATCCGGCACACCTACCGGGCCCGCTCACGTGTCGTGGACGCGCTGCGCGACGTCGACCTCGAGATCAGCGCGGGCGAGATCGTCGGTCTCGTGGGCGAGAGCGGATCGGGCAAGAGTACGCTCGCCCGGATCCTGCTCGGTCTCATCAAGCCGACCGCCGGTCGCGTGACCCTCGAAGGCCAGGAGCTGACGGCCGGCCGCGCGCTGCGCCGCCTGCGACGACGGATCGGCTTCGTCCACCAGGACCCCTACGACTCCCTCCACCCTGGCATGCGGGTCGCGGCGCTGGTGGCCGAACCGATGGCCGTGGCCGGAGTGCCTCGCGGCGAGCGACTCGGCCGCGTCCGGGAGTCGCTGAGGGCCGCCGGGCTGCCGGACGATCCGGAGTTCCTCGCCCGCTTCCCCGGACAGCTGTCCGGCGGCCAGCGCCAGCGGGTGTCCATCGCCCGAGCTCTCGCCGGCAGCCCCGCGCTGCTCATCGCGGACGAGGCCACCTCCATGCTGGACGTCTCCACTCGCGCGGGGATCGCCACCACGCTGCGGTCCCTGGCCGGCGAGCGCGGCCTCGCCGTCCTGCTCGTCACCCACGACCTGGGCGAGGCCGTCCAGTCGTGCGACCGCATCCTGGTCCTCCAGGCAGGCCGGGTCGTTGAGCACGGCCCGGCCGAAGACCTGGCCCGATCCCCGTCCCACGCCTACACGACCCGGCTCCTCCGGGCCTCCACATGA
- a CDS encoding ABC transporter permease, whose amino-acid sequence MMFLKAPRRNLLGAQGVIGVGVLAAIVAIAVYGVTLPDGAGRERVAEPYAPPRAGLPLGSDDLGRDLLDQLVVGAGTSLSLAFIVAVCTTLLAAIVGGAAGIGPRWLSVSLMRGADVLLILPELILYILAAAFLGQSFGVRAAILALILWPVPARVLRAGVLTAWSRGHLEVSRAMGAPAWWLLARHGTYLIGPLLIPVFVRTAKVAIIYDATLSFLGLGDPTSPSWGTTLYWVQTNGVFLSDAWLWWALPPGAAITLTVLCLALIGVAVEERLNPALREAAR is encoded by the coding sequence ATGATGTTCCTCAAGGCGCCGCGCCGGAACCTGCTCGGCGCGCAAGGAGTGATCGGCGTGGGCGTCCTCGCCGCGATCGTCGCCATCGCGGTGTACGGAGTCACCCTGCCCGACGGCGCGGGGCGCGAGCGGGTGGCCGAACCGTACGCGCCGCCACGGGCGGGCTTGCCGCTGGGCTCCGACGATCTCGGCCGGGACCTGCTCGACCAGCTCGTCGTGGGCGCCGGCACGTCCCTGAGCCTGGCGTTCATCGTCGCCGTCTGCACCACCCTGCTCGCCGCGATCGTCGGCGGCGCCGCCGGGATCGGTCCGCGCTGGCTGTCGGTCTCGCTGATGCGCGGCGCGGACGTCCTGCTGATCCTGCCCGAGCTGATCCTCTACATCCTGGCGGCCGCGTTCCTCGGCCAGTCCTTCGGCGTCCGGGCGGCGATCCTGGCGCTCATCCTGTGGCCGGTCCCCGCACGGGTGCTCCGGGCGGGGGTGCTCACCGCCTGGTCCCGGGGCCATCTGGAGGTGTCGCGGGCCATGGGCGCGCCGGCCTGGTGGTTGCTGGCCCGCCACGGCACGTACCTCATCGGGCCGCTGCTCATCCCGGTCTTCGTCCGCACCGCGAAGGTCGCCATCATCTACGACGCCACCCTGTCCTTCCTCGGCCTCGGCGACCCGACCTCCCCGAGCTGGGGCACCACGCTCTACTGGGTGCAGACCAACGGCGTCTTCCTGTCCGACGCCTGGCTGTGGTGGGCGCTGCCGCCCGGCGCCGCCATCACGCTCACAGTGCTCTGCCTCGCCCTGATCGGCGTCGCGGTGGAGGAACGGCTCAACCCTGCCCTGCGGGAGGCTGCCCGATGA
- a CDS encoding ABC transporter permease — MTAVQAVRRGYPRYLAGRLAEYLSVLLVALTLNFALPRALPGGPLKLFGSPEALARLTADERAQIATQYGFGRPLPQQFLDYLTGVFTLDLGTSLSDGRPVIQALADALPWTLLLVGTSTAVTAVLGVTLGVAGALRRRRGKGSGLLGAAVVADSVPQFWLGMLLIVLFGVKLRLLPTYGVSGPEGVTAGGVLQHLVLPVATLTVTGMGYLFLYTRSSLLTVLTSEPVQHAHARGVPYGRLVRRHALRPALLPVHTILMLEIGFLAAGAIVVETVFAYPGLGRLTFDAITARDYPLMQGAFLVLTVMVVLMNALADATYPLLDPRARTGGRQ; from the coding sequence ATGACGGCCGTCCAAGCCGTCCGCCGCGGCTACCCCCGCTACCTCGCCGGCAGGCTGGCCGAATACCTCTCGGTCCTGCTGGTCGCGCTCACGCTCAACTTCGCGCTCCCCCGGGCGCTCCCGGGCGGCCCGCTCAAGCTGTTCGGCAGCCCGGAGGCGCTGGCCAGGCTGACCGCCGACGAGCGCGCGCAGATCGCCACGCAGTACGGCTTCGGCCGGCCGCTCCCCCAGCAGTTCCTCGACTACCTGACCGGCGTGTTCACCCTGGACCTCGGCACCTCGCTGTCGGACGGCCGCCCCGTCATCCAGGCGCTGGCGGACGCGCTGCCGTGGACACTGCTCCTCGTGGGCACCAGCACCGCGGTGACCGCCGTCCTGGGGGTGACGCTGGGCGTCGCGGGCGCCCTGCGCCGCCGCCGGGGCAAGGGCTCCGGGCTGCTCGGCGCGGCCGTGGTCGCCGACTCGGTCCCGCAGTTCTGGCTGGGCATGCTGCTGATCGTCCTGTTCGGGGTGAAGCTGCGGCTGCTGCCCACCTACGGCGTGTCCGGGCCGGAAGGGGTGACGGCCGGCGGGGTCCTGCAGCACCTGGTCCTTCCGGTCGCGACGCTGACCGTCACCGGCATGGGATATCTGTTCCTCTACACCCGCTCGTCCCTGCTCACCGTGCTGACCAGCGAGCCGGTGCAGCATGCCCACGCCCGCGGAGTGCCGTACGGCAGGCTCGTGCGCAGGCACGCCCTGCGCCCGGCGCTGCTGCCCGTGCACACGATCCTCATGCTGGAGATCGGCTTCCTGGCCGCCGGGGCGATCGTGGTCGAGACCGTCTTCGCCTATCCCGGGCTCGGGCGGCTCACCTTCGACGCGATCACCGCCCGCGACTACCCGCTCATGCAGGGGGCGTTCCTGGTGCTCACCGTCATGGTGGTGCTCATGAACGCGCTGGCCGACGCGACGTACCCGCTGCTGGATCCCCGCGCCAGAACCGGAGGCCGGCAATGA